Proteins encoded together in one Apus apus isolate bApuApu2 chromosome Z, bApuApu2.pri.cur, whole genome shotgun sequence window:
- the LPL gene encoding lipoprotein lipase produces the protein MWRKAFLAVLLPWMAALGRAPAARAETNFEGIESKFSLRTPAEPDEDVCYLVPGQVNSLAQCNFNHTSKTFVVIHGWTVTGMYESWVPKLVDALYKREPDSNVIVVDWLVRAQQHYPVSAAYTKLVGKDVARFIDWMEEQFNYPLNNVHLLGYSLGAHAAGVAGSLTKKKVNRITGLDPAGPTFEYADALTRLSPDDADFVDVLHTYTRGSPDRSIGIQKPVGHIDIYPNGGGFQPGCNLGEALRLIAEKGFADVDQLVKCSHERSIHLFIDSLLYEEKPSMAYRCNTKEAFEKGLCLSCRKNRCNNLGYKVNRVRTKRNTKMYLKTRAQMPYKVFHYQVKIHFFGNTITTKTNQPFLISLYGTLDESENIAFTLPEVSTNKTFSFLIYTEVDIGDLLMLKLQWEKDTFFSWSDWWTPFTFDIQRVRVKSGETQKKVVFCSRNGTSHLSKGEEAAIFVKCLDQPVSRKKGGAKKASKENSAHEYA, from the exons CTGAGACCAATTTTGAGGGAATTGAGAGCAAGTTTTCCTTACGGACGCCTGCAGAGCCTGATGAAGATGTCTGCTACCTGGTTCCTGGGCAGGTGAACAGCCTGGCACAGTGCAACTTTAACCATACCAGTAAAACCTTCGTGGTGATCCATGGCTGGACG GTGACAGGAATGTATGAAAGTTGGGTCCCGAAGCTGGTGGATGCCCTGTACAAGAGAGAACCTGATTCAAATGTCATTGTGGTGGACTGGCTAGTTCGAGCTCAGCAGCACTACCCGGTGTCAGCTGCATACACCAAGCTGGTGGGAAAGGATGTTGCTAGGTTTATTGACTGGATGGAG GAGCAATTCAATTATCCTCTCAACAATGTCCACTTGCTGGGGTACAGTCTAGGTGCTCATGCTGCTGGGGTTGCTGGGAGCCTGACCAAGAAGAAGGTGAACAGAATTACTG GGCTGGATCCAGCTGGTCCTACCTTTGAGTATGCTGATGCCCTCACCCGCCTCTCCCCGGATGATGCTGACTTTGTGGATGTCCTACACACCTATACTAGAGGCTCTCCAGACCGCAGCATTGGGATCCAGAAGCCTGTTGGACACATTGATATTTATCCTAATGGTGGAGGTTTCCAGCCAGGCTGCAACCTGGGAGAAGCACTCCGTCTGATTGCTGAGAAAGGCTTTGCAG atGTGGATCAGTTGGTGAAATGCTCTCATGAACGATCCATCCACCTCTTCATTGACTCTCTCCTGTATGAAGAAAAGCCCAGCATGGCCTACCGTTGCAACACAAAGGAAGCTTTTGAGAAGGGTCTTTGCCTGAGCTGCCGGAAGAACCGCTGCAACAATTTGGGTTACAAGGTCAACAGAGTGAGAACAAAGAGAAACAccaaaatgtatttgaagacCCGTGCTCAAATGCCCTATAAAG tctttcattACCAGGTCAAGATCCATTTCTTTGGAAACACTATTACGACCAAGACAAACCAGCCATTCCTCATCTCCCTCTATGGCACTCTAGATGAGAGTGAGAACATTGCATTCACACT GCCAGAAGTCTCCACAAACAAGACCTTCTCCTTCCTGATTTACACAGAAGTGGACATTGGTGACCTGCTTATGCTGAAGCTGCAGTGGGAGAAAGATACCTTCTTCAGCTGGTCAGACTGGTGGACTCCTTTTACCTTTGACATCCAGAGAGTCAGAGTGAAGTCAGGAGAAACTCAGAAAAA GGTGGTGTTCTGCTCTCGAAATGGCACCTCGCATCTCAGTaagggagaagaggcagcaATATTTGTGAAATGCTTGGACCAGCctgtcagcaggaaaaaaggagg TGCCAAGAAGGCCTCTAAAGAAAATTCTGCTCATGAATATGCTTAA